From a single Nakaseomyces glabratus chromosome H, complete sequence genomic region:
- the NAB3 gene encoding Nab3p (CAGL0H03267g~Has domain(s) with predicted nucleic acid binding, nucleotide binding activity), producing the protein MSDTGSVESEKSDFQDSRETPMPESSETPIPDSNESVVNDVSHQTSVIEENSVNEHELENAMNQTEDKQDEHRSNLEEYQSINQGENVHNKEGDSDEDENKDEDGDEDEDEDEEALARDLYSDDQTIGNNGSSATTGNNEDQTVKEQDNENETSQEQYLQPSSEDEEELKNDDDDVVNNEPTVLEDNLENTEFDGDHVNEQGTEDQNSSESKSTSNENETSGDVEQQQPANANIVAQILSESFEKENVDANLIEKQVKFIEDSHLLEKTQFQKLTDTEKITVVLKLLNSNTETKFQATNKKANAVVDSNGLRLFPKPDITKPMTPEESVRYNDYLKGENKITEMHSIPPKSRLFIGNLPLKNVSKQDLFRLFSPFGHILQINIKNAFGFIQYDNPKSVRAAIECESQEINFGKKLILEVSSSNNRPQYDHGDHGTNSSSTFISTSKRPFQHEDEEPVDMYAENNNAHKKPKRRTPSCVIFVKRTADRNYANEVFNKFNNMTGLETDMVFLKPRLELRKLVNDAAYEGVWGVILVNKTRNLDVQTFHPGPRGETKFDEYVSVSADDAAAIFNNLKVIKNRSGGMPPLAGPQSGYPQQSVPNMMPQPQQGYYGNYNYGQQPKPQQQANFYPQMPTQNTSYGQPGMAPAVQGYGAPTSQPPMNMGGGSYSRYDNSSMQQPMSNNQPMNQQQLLAAIQNLPPNVVSNLLSMAQQQQQQPDSQQQILNMIQSMQTPQQNQQQQQQQQQPVNMPPQNSFGGNVQPSNQPTNPVSPSAAANQQDQQPANNVQSLLDSLTQLQK; encoded by the coding sequence ATGAGTGATACAGGTTCTGTAGAAAGTGAAAAGTCTGACtttcaagatagtcgtGAGACTCCTATGCCAGAAAGTAGTGAAACACCAATCCCAGATAGCAATGAATCTGTGGTGAATGATGTATCTCATCAAACTTCTGTTATTGAAGAGAATTCAGTAAATGAGCATGAACTTGAAAACGCCATGAACCAAACAGAAGATAAACAAGACGAACACAGAAGTAATTTAGAGGAATATCAAAGTATTAACCAAGGAGAAAATGTGCACAACAAAGAGGGAGATTCAgacgaagatgaaaataagGATGAAGATGGAGACGAAGACGAAGACGAAGACGAAGAAGCTCTTGCTAGAGATTTGTATTCAGATGATCAAACTATCGGTAATAATGGATCCTCAGCTACAACTGGAAACAACGAGGATCAAACAGTAAAGGAGcaagataatgaaaatgaaacatCACAAGAACAATATCTACAGCCATCctctgaagatgaagaggaactaaaaaatgatgatgatgatgtgGTAAACAATGAACCAACGGTACTGGAAGACAACTTAGAAAATACTGAGTTCGATGGTGATCATGTTAACGAACAAGGAACTGAAGATCAGAATTCCAGTGAGAGTAAAAGTACCTCTAACGAAAATGAGACCTCTGGTGATGTTGAACAACAGCAACCTGCCAATGCTAATATTGTCGCACAAATATTATCAGAgtcatttgaaaaagagaatGTTGATGCTAACTTGATTGAAAAACAAGTTAAGTTTATTGAAGATAGTCATTTATTAGAAAAAAcacaatttcaaaaattaacTGATACGGAAAAGATTACAGTAGTGTTAAAACTATTAAACTCAAACACAGAAACTAAATTTCAGGCTACAAATAAGAAAGCTAATGCTGTTGTGGATAGCAATGGCTTGAGATTGTTCCCAAAACCAGATATTACAAAGCCAATGACACCTGAGGAATCAGTAAGATATAATGATTATCTAAAAGGTGAGAACAAAATTACAGAAATGCACAGTATTCCTCCGAAATCTAGATTATTTATTGGTAATTTACCTTTGAAAAATGTTTCTAAACAAGATCTATTCCGATTATTTTCACCATTTGGACATATTTTACAAATCAACATAAAAAATGCGTTTGGTTTTATTCAATATGATAATCCAAAAAGTGTAAGAGCTGCAATTGAATGTGAATCTCAAGAGATTAATTTTGGTAAGAAGTTGATTCTTGAGGTTTCTAGTTCAAATAATAGACCTCAATATGATCATGGTGATCATGGTACCAATAGCAGTTCAACATTCATATCTACTTCTAAACGTCCTTTCCAACATGAAGACGAGGAGCCTGTTGATATGTATGCCGAAAATAACAATGCCCATAAAAAGCCAAAGCGTAGAACACCATCGTGTGTTATATTCGTTAAGAGAACAGCTGATAGAAATTATGCTAACGAagttttcaacaaattcaacaaTATGACTGGACTTGAAACTGACATGGTATTTTTGAAACCGAGATTGGAGTTGAGAAAACTAGTAAATGACGCTGCCTATGAAGGTGTTTGGGGTGTTATATTAGTAAACAAGACTCGAAACCTAGATGTTCAAACATTCCATCCTGGTCCTCGTGGAGAaacaaaatttgatgaGTATGTTAGTGTGTCTGCAGATGACGCTGCTGCAATATTCAATAACTTGAAGGTAATCAAAAATAGATCAGGTGGTATGCCGCCATTGGCGGGACCTCAATCAGGATACCCGCAACAATCTGTGCCAAATATGATGCCTCAACCTCAACAAGGATACTATGGCAATTATAATTATGGTCAACAACCCAAACCACAGCAACAGGCGAACTTCTATCCTCAAATGCCGACTCAAAATACCAGCTATGGTCAACCGGGGATGGCTCCAGCTGTTCAAGGTTATGGGGCCCCTACTTCTCAACCTCCAATGAATATGGGAGGTGGAAGCTACAGCCGGTATGATAATTCGAGCATGCAACAACCCATGTCTAATAATCAACCCATGAATCAGCAACAATTGTTAGCTGCAATTCAGAATCTGCCACCTAATGTTGTATCAAACCTACTTTCTATGGcacaacaacagcaacaacagccTGATTCCcaacaacaaattttaAACATGATTCAGTCAATGCAAACACCCCAGCAGAaccaacagcagcagcaacaacaacaacaaccagTAAATATGCCACCCCAAAATAGCTTTGGTGGTAATGTTCAACCTTCGAACCAACCCACAAATCCCGTATCGCCATCTGCTGCTGCCAACCAGCAGGACCAACAACCTGCTAACAATGTTCAAAGTCTTTTGGATAGTTTAACTCAGCTCCAAAAGTAA
- the SCY1 gene encoding Scy1p (CAGL0H03245g~Ortholog(s) have role in negative regulation of TORC1 signaling and clathrin-coated vesicle, cytosol localization) produces MVFWSSKSGINSKYTFSSSPTFTSDPWSVYTGRPKSSSALGRVSLFQFDKKQFENYLLNYGIIKSKSSSQDKMLIQEAYQILKNQVNNLTKLKHPNILTVVEPIEEHSKTFLFVTEYVTDCLESLYNNDSTNYGRFSDSGENILSSNGASLPDNILIQRGILQIVNALEFIHTRAGSVHLDLQPRSIFINENSDWKVSGLGHLVKLGDNLQGGMSTDFFLPKYDPRIPSFMHINFDYSAPELIMDNTVSFKNDFFSLGLLIYFLYSGKSLLHIENSESQYKLEYNKFERKISTMSWDNVFSKVPPQLRVLIPKLMSRDIISRYDTLGDLLDSEFFDNPLLKMLNFLDDLPTKNNSEKLVFLKGLDEYLDQFPSSLLQKKFLPILLDLLIQLCQDKELDGECISHDISLIIKIASNLSQLSFHEKLYPIIVGNKENFNILLEKSNTILIENMKILQEKFKAADYDQNFLRPLLVYVLQTMQSESAVNSQEMLLNQLDLVLKTFDFPTVKNFLLPLIAKLFVKTTSLTIKNSCVTSFQILIEKKSIDSYTVTEDLLPLFKTMKTRDPRILMKCLSLFKLVPSLVKDEVILVEQYLPLLWNYSMASTLNKSQFTEFTKVVNKISADIQSIHINKLKEGSNENYEHDNSDKNKAFTKIIEAQSQPKREDRDTTLAKSIATPAIQPRRKETPPKPSILDKRPITCSIPARRTNPSYNKSIPTASITSPPNDSQPQQSLDDEFDDFVSAATTPKPHSINNNTSPVVTPSAPGLTSLPPGFSIPLQPKKN; encoded by the coding sequence ATGGTTTTCTGGTCATCGAAAAGTGGTATTAATTCGAAATATACGTTCTCGTCTTCACCAACGTTTACCTCTGATCCATGGAGTGTGTATACAGGTAGGCCGAAGAGCTCCTCAGCTCTGGGACGAGTATCACTGTTCCAATTTGACAAGAAACAGTTTGAAAACTATCTTTTGAACTATGGTATCATCAAATCGAAGTCTTCATCGCAAGACAAGATGTTAATACAAGAGGcttatcaaatattaaaGAACCAGGTGAATAACCTGACCAAACTTAAACatccaaatattttaacAGTTGTTGAACCCATAGAAGAACATAGCAAGACTTTCTTATTTGTCACAGAATATGTGACAGACTGTCTGGAGTCCCTATACAATAATGATAGCACGAACTATGGTAGATTTTCCGACAGTGGTGAAAATATCCTATCCAGTAATGGCGCTTCTTTGCCCGATAATATCCTTATTCAAAGAGGAATCCTACAGATTGTCAATGCGCTCGAGTTTATCCACACTAGAGCAGGTTCTGTACACCTAGATCTACAACCACGCtctatttttataaatGAAAACTCAGATTGGAAAGTATCAGGCTTAGGGCATCTTGTGAAGCTAGGTGACAATTTGCAAGGCGGCATGTCTacagatttctttttaccaAAATACGACCCTAGAATTCCTTCCTTCATGCATATTAATTTTGATTATTCTGCACCGGAGTTGATTATGGATAATACTGTCTCGTTTAAgaatgattttttttcattaggTTTGCTAATATATTTCCTTTACTCGGGTAAATCTTTACTACACATTGAAAATTCAGAGAGTCAATATAAATTAGAATACAATAAATTTGAGAGGAAAATAAGTACAATGTCATGGGATAATGTATTTTCTAAGGTACCGCCGCAACTGAGGGTTTTGATACCAAAATTGATGAGTAGAGATATTATATCGAGATATGATACATTGGGTGATCTTCTTGACtctgaattttttgataacCCATTATTAAAGATGCTGAACTTCTTAGATGATTTGCCGACGAAAAATAATAGTGAAAAGTTGGTATTTTTAAAAGGTTTGGATGAGTATCTAGATCAATTTCCTTCTTCATTGCtccaaaagaaatttcTTCCTATTTTATTGGACCTACTTATACAGTTATGTCAGGATAAAGAGCTAGATGGAGAATGTATATCACATGATATCAGCTTAATTATCAAAATAGCATCCAATCTGTCACAGTTATCATTCCATGAAAAACTATATCCGATTATTGTTGGTAATAAGGAAAACTTCAATATTTTGCTAGAGAAATCAAATACAATCTTGATCGAGAACATGAAGATACTACAGGAGAAATTCAAAGCCGCTGATTACGATCAAAATTTCTTGAGACCTTTATTAGTCTATGTTCTACAAACTATGCAATCTGAATCTGCGGTTAATTCTCAGGAAATGTTATTGAATCAATTGGATCTAGTTTTAAAGACATTTGATTTCCCAACAGTTAAGAATTTCTTATTACCATTGATTGCGAAACTGTTTGTGAAGACGACAAGCTTGACTATCAAAAATAGTTGTGTGACATCATTCCAAATTctaattgaaaaaaaaagtattgACTCATACACTGTAACAGAAGATCTTTTGCCATTATTTAAGACTATGAAAACAAGGGATCCAAGAATTTTAATGAAATGCTTATCTCTTTTTAAACTCGTACCGTCGTTAGTGAAAGACGAGGTTATTTTGGTTGAACAGTATCTTCCATTGCTATGGAATTATTCTATGGCTTCAACTTTGAACAAGTCACAGTTCACCGAATTTACCAAGGTtgttaataaaatatcagCTGACATTCAATCAATACATATTAATAAGCTTAAAGAAGGCAGCAATGAAAATTATGAACATGATAACtctgataaaaataaagcaTTCACAAAGATCATCGAAGCCCAATCCCAACCAAAGCGTGAAGACCGTGATACTACACTGGCTAAGAGTATCGCTACGCCTGCAATTCagccaagaagaaaagaaacgCCACCAAAACCTTCAATTTTGGACAAAAGACCGATTACTTGTAGTATACCAGCCAGACGGACGAACCCATCATATAATAAATCTATACCTACAGCAAGTATCACTTCACCGCCAAACGATAGCCAGCCACAACAATCATTGGATGACGAATTTGATGACTTTGTTTCTGCTGCTACAACACCAAAACCTCATAGTATCAACAATAACACCAGCCCTGTAGTCACACCAAGTGCACCAGGTCTGACGTCTTTACCTCCTGGATTTAGCATTCCACTACAACCgaaaaaaaactaa
- the MIY3 gene encoding Miy3p (CAGL0H03289g~Ortholog(s) have cytoplasm, nucleus, plasma membrane localization): MDDYYSIKSIEFKGYHCRILLDQDEDYSALVALTNALVLSQGHNRVTSQLKSIFDNCNEIAVEDLLDELANIGLQLGVMSNYGQDKEQLIATLKEFRKGLHINPKFNGSFTDSLETSVFSGFNVALVHGWVVDGDRDPTSYYHLSKYSYEEAQRVLVQAYEIRKDQNGVALNTNAQQVLDDSAYIKSFLARSATQLTEYGLQHLKEILVEKSFAVLFRNDRYFTLYKNAGELFILVTNPSQSRNNNIVWQSLHSVNGARDLYYNGVFVEINPDNDQNTFDDVVVPQSNPFSDPQTNQEFQNIDRNDTFDAQQVEDDELLARQLQEEEDRQAAGLMQNAYRRNGPRNKYQIDDESKKKKKRNSIIPKMPSLGKKKKDGKDKNCIIM, encoded by the coding sequence ATGGATGACTATTACAGTATCAAAAGCATTGAATTCAAAGGGTATCATTGTCGGATACTACTAGACCAAGATGAAGACTACTCTGCATTGGTAGCGTTGACTAATGCCCTAGTGTTGTCGCAGGGACATAATAGGGTTACGAGCCAATTGAAGAGTATATTTGACAACTGCAATGAGATAGCTGTAGAAGATCTTCTCGATGAACTTGCCAACATTGGACTGCAATTAGGTGTGATGAGTAACTATGGGCAAGACAAGGAACAGTTAATAGCTACATTGAAGGAGTTTAGAAAAGGTTTGCATATTAATCCTAAATTTAACGGATCATTTACTGACAGTTTGGAAACTTCTGTATTTAGTGGATTCAATGTTGCTTTGGTTCATGGATGGGTGGTTGATGGTGACAGAGATCCAACGAGTTATTACCatctatcaaaatattcataCGAGGAAGCACAAAGGGTTTTAGTCCAAGCATATGAAATTAGGAAGGACCAGAACGGGGTTGCGCTTAACACTAATGCACAACAAGTATTAGACGACTCTGCATATATTAAATCATTTCTAGCACGGTCTGCTACTCAATTGACTGAGTATGGTTTACAACATTTAAAGGAAATACTTGTTGAGAAATCATTTGCTGTGCTATTTAGAAATGATAGATATTTCACTCTCTACAAAAATGCTGGTGAATTATTTATTCTCGTTACTAATCCATCGCAATCACGTAATAACAACATTGTTTGGCAGTCATTACATTCGGTAAATGGTGCTAGGGATTTGTACTATAATGGAGTTTTTGTTGAGATAAACCCAGATAATGACCAAAATACATTTGATGATGTTGTTGTCCCACAAAGTAATCCATTCAGTGACCCACAAACAAACCAAGAATTCCAAAACATTGACAGAAATGATACCTTCGATGCTCAGCAGGTggaagatgatgaattgCTAGCTAGGCAATTGCAGGAAGAAGAGGATAGACAAGCCGCTGGTCTAATGCAGAATGCTTACAGAAGAAATGGACCTCGTAATAAGTACCAAATAGATGACGagtcaaagaagaagaagaaaaggaacAGTATAATTCCAAAAATGCCGTCTCTaggaaaaaagaagaaagacgGTAAGGATaaaaattgtattataATGTAA
- the MAD1 gene encoding coiled-coil domain-containing protein MAD1 (CAGL0H03179g~Ortholog(s) have role in activation of mitotic cell cycle spindle assembly checkpoint, mitotic DNA integrity checkpoint and mitotic spindle assembly checkpoint, more): protein MNNSGSGGSSPFVESPDLVSDGHLHTERKDTPIDVDNWKYKYDNLLNQYEIEKVRWQKEQYDSEKSHEALHLQLEKARNEIDQLVESKRFLEAQLQSQHPQNTQKEWSHEDNKVNNNSMNNDYMLLEEKYKSDVFHLDNSVNELKLELTSCRSLLKKYEEVIEQQSEQIKEIKKTLKKKEQELDEIEVNRLKQAHNATNTEEIRQQTNENASFSNGYNTLMSMKNSVNYWKNENQQLNQKLSEYSDIYQQLQEAQLEIMELKANLEEWNKFLSNKKQQDNSNDYSIDHFIIEFESQRRELNMVTEELAEVKKSYYNSKILNDELALERNQLLKLKDDYENNIINLEKLNHELEQQKVLLEEECSLLKNQIPTKENLNQQIRSTNRNDAEYDSLLDNYKQETENLTNELKRLNDSLIEQNRNQGTEMKKRKLRNGDHININYSQRLNELQQNNLSLEKDNEKLRLVVEKLEGKLDDLRKTKPKNIRILQQRDSPLLKLQFVRRKENELLREENQNLLTMIENITENRNESFDKIPLTSYNSLKYQYEISMDTNKKQEKKFSRLKQIFNKKSLEFIDVVNSLLGFKLEFQQDGRVKIYSCYMPNKYLIANLVDNTLKSNLDTVISDWDSLLNDWVVEKGQLPCFLASLTLQLWKMENDS from the coding sequence ATGAACAACTCAGGCAGTGGAGGTTCTTCTCCATTTGTAGAAAGCCCCGATTTGGTTTCGGACGGACACCTACATACAGAGCGCAAGGATACTCCAATAGACGTGGATAACTGGAAGTACAAGTATGATAACTTGCTAAACCAATACGAAATAGAGAAGGTGAGGTGGCAAAAGGAGCAGTACGACTCTGAGAAAAGCCATGAGGCacttcatcttcaactCGAGAAAGCGCGAAATGAGATTGACCAACTGGTGGAAAGTAAACGCTTCCTAGAGGCTCAGTTGCAATCTCAACACCCCCAAAACACACAAAAAGAATGGTCTCATGAAGATAATAAGgttaataataattctaTGAATAACGACTATATGCTTTTAGAGGAGAAATATAAATCAGATGTGTTTCACCTTGATAACAGCGTCAATGAATTGAAACTTGAACTGACTAGTTGTAGAtctttattgaaaaaatatgaagaagttATAGAACAACAGTCAgaacaaataaaagaaataaaaaaaactcTCAAAAAGAAGGAACAAGAGCtagatgaaattgaagtcAATCGGTTGAAACAAGCTCATAATGCAACAAATACCGAGGAAATAAGACAACAAACTAATGAAAATGCTAGTTTTTCCAATGGGTACAATACACTTATGTCTATGAAGAACTCTGTTAATTACTGGAAAAATGAAAACCAGCAGCtaaatcaaaaattaaGCGAATACAGCGATATATACCAGCAACTCCAGGAGGCGCAATTGGAAATAATGGAACTTAAAGCTAATTTAGAGGAATGGaataaatttttatcaaataaaaagcAACAAGATAACAGCAATGACTATAGCATTGatcattttattattgaatttgaatCACAGAGAAGAGAATTGAACATGGTTACAGAAGAATTAGCAGAAGTTAAGAAAAGTTATTATAATAGCAAAATACTAAATGATGAATTAGCCCTTGAGCGGAATCAACTATTGAAATTAAAGGATGActatgaaaataatataataaatttagAGAAATTGAATCATGAACTTGAGCAACAAAAAGTTTtgcttgaagaagaatgtTCATTACTCAAAAATCAAATCCCTACTAAAGAAAACTTAAACCAACAAATAAGAAGCACCAACCGAAACGATGCAGAATATGATTCATTATTGGACAATTATAAGCAGGAAACAGAAAATTTGACCAACGAGTTGAAACGTTTGAATGATAGTTTAATAGAACAAAATAGAAATCAAGGAacagaaatgaaaaaaaggaaGCTGAGAAATGGTGatcatataaatattaattactCTCAAAGATTGAACGAGTTACAACAGAACAATCTATCATTAGAgaaagataatgaaaaactaAGACTGGTAGTAGAAAAATTAGAAGGTAAGCTTGATGATTTGAGAAAGACGAAACCCAAAAACATAAGAATCCTACAACAAAGGGATTCACCATTGTTAAAGCTACAATTTGTCAGaagaaaggaaaatgaGCTACTTAGAGAAGAGAACCAAAATCTCTTGACGATGATTGAGAATATTACAGAAAATCGGAATGAGAGCTTTGACAAAATACCATTGACATCTTACAACTCTTTGAAGTACCAATACGAAATTTCAATGGATACGAACAAGAAACAAGAGAAAAAGTTTAGCAGGTTGAAACAAATTTTCAATAAGAAATCATTGGAATTTATCGATGTTGTGAATTCACTTTTGGGTTTTAAACTAGAATTTCAGCAGGATGGCAGAGTCAAGATATACTCATGCTACATGCCAAACAAATATCTGATAGCCAATCTAGTAGATAACACATTGAAATCGAATTTAGACACAGTAATATCTGACTGGGATAGTTTACTCAATGATTGGGTTGTCGAAAAAGGTCAACTACCTTGTTTTCTTGCATCATTAACACTCCAACTATGGAAAATGGAGAATGACTCATGA
- the GUP1 gene encoding O-acyltransferase (CAGL0H03223g~Ortholog(s) have O-acyltransferase activity), with product MVLEKILPLVDVEHLDSRVLPRPVKGNKKSETTKTNTIIQNAGPSRWGSMEFKFYYLMFVIVVPNMIWAGYRTSSEHNINYYKYQDLLSSGWLFGRKVDNSDAQYRFFREHLIELAALLVLHTTIKRIVLALCPISKIRFDTIFGVLFLYGAYGVNSIRVLAHVYIMFSIAHIFKNSKRLAILFTWVYGIGSLFINDKYYAYAFSNFSPSLRFLDEHSKGLIPRWDVFYNFLLLRMISYNIDFLNRYNTTTSKSKEENIESKKENEMKEVLLYDDKARMNVILPVNDYNPLNHIAYITYAPLFIAGPIITYNDYIFQSRNKLPSLTKNFILWYAARFLCTLFLMELVLHFFYVVAISKRKAWEGDSPFEIAMIGLINLNIIWFKLAIPWRFFRLWGLLDGIDTPENMIRCVYNNYSALAFWRAWHRSYNKWVIRYIYIPLGGSKSRIVTSLAVFSFVAIWHDIELRLLLWGWIVVLFLLPEMFATQYFVQYSKKWWYRHICALGGALNIYLMMIANLFGFCLGSDGMKKLLADMFGTCNGLTFLLLSFGSLFIGVQLMFEIREEEKRKGIDLKC from the coding sequence ATGGTCCTTGAGAAGATATTGCCACTTGTTGATGTGGAGCATCTGGATTCGAGAGTACTCCCAAGACCGGTTAAGGGCAATAAGAAGAGTGAAACCACGAAGACTAACACAATCATTCAGAATGCTGGTCCTTCTCGTTGGGGTAGTATGGAGTTCAAATTTTACTATCTCATGTTTGTGATTGTTGTTCCCAATATGATATGGGCCGGCTATAGAACTAGCTCTGAGCACAACATAAATTACTACAAATATCAAGATCTATTATCCTCTGGATGGTTATTTGGAAGGAAGGTTGATAACTCAGATGCCCAGTATAGATTCTTTAGAGAACATTTGATTGAATTGGCGGCATTGTTGGTACTTCATACTACTATAAAACGTATTGTATTAGCTTTATGCCCCATCTCTAAGATAAGATTTGATACCATATTTGGTGTCTTATTTTTGTATGGAGCTTATGGTGTTAACTCCATAAGAGTGCTAGCTCACGTTTACATTATGTTCTCCATTGCgcatatttttaaaaatagtaaaCGTTTGGCAATTTTGTTCACATGGGTATATGGTATTGGATCCTTATTCATAAATGATAAGTATTATGCATACGCCTTTAGCAACTTCAGTCCATCTTTAAGATTTTTAGATGAACACTCAAAGGGACTGATCCCAAGATGGGATGTTTTTTACAATTTTCTACTCCTAAGGATGATTAGTTataatattgattttttaaaCAGATACAATACCACTACATCTAAgagtaaagaagaaaatattgaatcgaaaaaagaaaatgaaatgaaagaaGTGCTTCTTTATGATGATAAGGCCAGAATGAATGTGATACTGCCAGTAAATGACTATAATCCATTAAATCATATTGCTTATATAACTTACGCGCCATTATTCATAGCAGGGCCAATCATAACATACAATGATTACATTTTCCAAAGCAGAAATAAACTACCTTCATTAaccaaaaattttataCTGTGGTATGCAGCAAGATTTTTGTGcacattatttttaatggAACTGGTTTTGCACTTCTTCTATGTGGTTGCTATTTCAAAGAGGAAAGCGTGGGAAGGTGATTCACCTTTTGAAATTGCAATGATTGGATTAATCAATCTAAATATCATTTGGTTTAAGCTAGCTATTCCTTGGAGATTTTTTAGATTGTGGGGTTTATTGGACGGTATTGACACACCTGAAAACATGATAAGATGTGTTTACAATAATTATAGTGCCCTCGCTTTTTGGAGAGCATGGCATAGAAGTTATAATAAATGGGTTATACGCTATATTTACATTCCATTAGGAGGCTCCAAAAGTAGAATTGTTACGTCCTTAGcagtattttcttttgttgcTATTTGGCACGATATTGAACTGAGATTGCTTTTATGGGGCTGGATTGTGGTATTGTTTTTGCTACCAGAAATGTTTGCTACCCAATATTTTGTGCAGTATAGTAAGAAGTGGTGGTATAGACATATATGTGCACTTGGAGGTGCTCTAAATATATACCTGATGATGATAGCAAATTTGTTTGGTTTCTGTTTGGGATCTGATggaatgaaaaaattgttaGCTGACATGTTCGGTACTTGTAATGGATTAACTTTCCTGCTATTATCATTTGGTAGCCTTTTCATTGGAGTGCAGTTGATGTTTGAAAtcagagaagaagagaagagaaaaggaATAGATCTGAAGTGCTGA
- the LCL3 gene encoding Lcl3p (CAGL0H03201g~Ortholog(s) have mitochondrion localization), which translates to MTNRSQDKHILVNRDALIDGTIVSVLVTGSAITLYKGYTCYLKQLTNASQIPTKVFRRKWLYGKVTSVGDGDNFHFFHMPGGVLGGWGWIRAVPKLTKNEKKTASLSFHWGTNKLKQQNATYKNKRNLPTISVRACGIDAPECAHFGNPAQPYSEDALIWLRHRILGKKLWIKPLKTDQYGRCVASIRIWTWLGYSDICLEMIKEGLAVVYEGKTGAEFDGREGKYRRHEFIARAKKKGLWSQKRLQTPGEYKKRYQ; encoded by the coding sequence ATGACTAATAGATCACAGGATAAACATATACTGGTTAACCGAGATGCCCTTATTGACGGAACTATAGTTTCTGTGTTAGTGACTGGGAGTGCTATCACTTTATATAAAGGTTATACCTGTTACCTGAAGCAACTAACTAATGCAAGTCAAATACCCACAAAGGTGTTTCGGAGAAAGTGGCTATATGGCAAGGTGACGTCTGTTGGAGATGGTGataattttcatttcttccATATGCCTGGAGGTGTACTTGGTGGATGGGGATGGATTAGAGCTGTACCAAAGTTGACTAAGAACGAGAAGAAAACAGCTTCTCTATCGTTTCATTGGGGCACCAACAAGttaaaacaacaaaatgCTACCTATAAAAACAAACGTAATCTACCGACAATTTCTGTTCGTGCTTGTGGCATAGACGCTCCTGAATGCGCACATTTTGGAAATCCTGCTCAACCGTACAGCGAAGATGCCCTAATATGGTTACGCCATCGCATATTAGGTAAAAAACTATGGATTAAACCGTTGAAAACTGATCAATACGGAAGATGCGTAGCCAGTATACGAATATGGACATGGTTGGGCTATTCAGATATATGCTTAGAAATGATAAAAGAAGGATTAGCTGTAGTATATGAAGGAAAGACAGGTGCGGAATTTGATGGTAGAGAAGGTAAATATAGACGTCATGAATTTATTGCCAGAGCTAAAAAGAAAGGCCTTTGGTCTCAAAAGAGATTACAGACACCAGGAGAGTATAAAAAACGATATCAATGA